The proteins below are encoded in one region of Fibrobacter sp. UWT2:
- a CDS encoding PD-(D/E)XK nuclease family transposase, whose product MNIKSFDDLDITDPIMFGLVFSNKHIAQPFIEHLLGIKIDHLETPVPEAVLSYDAEHKGVRYDVFARETNENGETIRSFDLEMQMVDTKELPQRARYYQSVGDGVALSKGGYYTSLKEQYVIFLCPMDIFGHGFPCYHFENRAREDTSVTLNDRTFKNFYIFKRYEDFTDPVVKAYMKYFATRNADSREAETINDQVSYYKSDTLIRNKYMTYEYDLHESKEEGKVEGKAEAKLEMAAAMLADGDSVEKVVRVSKLSEEEVFAIKEKLGK is encoded by the coding sequence ATGAATATCAAGTCTTTTGACGACCTTGACATAACCGACCCAATTATGTTCGGACTCGTATTCAGTAACAAACACATCGCGCAACCATTCATCGAGCATTTGTTAGGCATAAAAATCGACCATCTGGAAACCCCTGTTCCGGAAGCGGTCTTGAGTTACGATGCAGAGCATAAGGGAGTCCGCTACGATGTGTTTGCTCGCGAAACCAATGAAAACGGAGAAACGATTCGGTCGTTTGATTTAGAAATGCAGATGGTCGATACCAAGGAACTCCCGCAGCGAGCCAGGTACTACCAGAGCGTGGGCGACGGCGTGGCTCTTTCGAAGGGTGGCTATTACACCAGCCTCAAGGAACAATACGTCATTTTCCTTTGCCCGATGGATATTTTTGGGCACGGGTTCCCCTGTTATCACTTTGAAAACAGGGCGCGAGAGGATACTAGCGTCACATTGAACGACCGCACCTTCAAAAACTTTTATATATTTAAAAGGTACGAGGATTTTACGGATCCAGTCGTCAAGGCGTACATGAAGTACTTTGCGACAAGGAATGCGGACTCTCGTGAAGCAGAAACTATCAATGACCAGGTGTCTTATTACAAATCCGACACTCTCATAAGGAACAAGTATATGACTTACGAATATGACCTTCATGAAAGCAAGGAAGAGGGCAAGGTGGAAGGAAAAGCCGAAGCCAAGCTCGAAATGGCTGCGGCTATGCTTGCGGATGGTGATTCCGTTGAAAAGGTAGTGCGTGTTTCTAAGCTTTCTGAAGAAGAAGTCTTTGCGATTAAAGAAAAGCTTGGAAAATAG